The following proteins are encoded in a genomic region of Deltaproteobacteria bacterium:
- a CDS encoding HAD family acid phosphatase, translated as MIAFIDIDGVVADARRRRERMLALHGNKRDDAAWATFHEGAEKDPVIPGGFLLVRGLMESQVDVFFLTARAESQRSVTAHWLAANGLGDYEHLIMRPHGDRRPGVEFKTEIVKREVADLPSIYYINDCRPTVIAVDDDPRITAAYDALKMGIYTMTIGGYSDKGINAL; from the coding sequence ATGATCGCTTTCATCGACATCGACGGGGTCGTCGCCGACGCCCGCCGCCGCCGCGAGAGGATGCTTGCCCTCCACGGCAACAAGAGGGACGACGCCGCTTGGGCCACGTTCCACGAGGGGGCCGAGAAGGACCCCGTCATCCCGGGGGGCTTTCTCCTCGTGCGCGGGCTCATGGAGAGCCAGGTCGACGTCTTCTTCCTCACCGCCCGGGCCGAGAGCCAGCGCTCAGTGACCGCCCACTGGCTCGCCGCGAACGGTCTCGGCGACTACGAGCACCTCATCATGCGACCCCACGGCGACCGCCGCCCCGGGGTCGAGTTCAAGACCGAGATCGTGAAGCGTGAGGTCGCCGATCTGCCGTCGATTTACTACATCAACGACTGCCGCCCGACCGTCATCGCCGTCGACGACGACCCCCGGATCACCGCCGCCTACGACGCGCTGAAGATGGGGATCTACACCATGACGATCGGGGGCTACTCCGACAAGGGGATCAACGCGCTATGA
- a CDS encoding helix-turn-helix transcriptional regulator — MSMQRFNEALVALRNKWNLTQKEFARALGISQQYLCDIEKGRALPTVRFVEKLIACSPGWSVNWNVLAAQAHGWKV; from the coding sequence ATGAGTATGCAACGGTTCAACGAGGCGCTCGTCGCCCTTCGCAACAAGTGGAACCTGACCCAGAAGGAGTTCGCCCGCGCCCTGGGGATCTCCCAGCAATACCTCTGCGACATCGAGAAGGGGCGCGCCCTGCCCACCGTCCGCTTCGTCGAGAAGCTGATCGCGTGCTCGCCGGGGTGGTCGGTCAACTGGAACGTCCTCGCCGCCCAGGCGCACGGCTGGAAGGTCTAA
- a CDS encoding gamma-glutamylcyclotransferase, giving the protein MNRKIFVYGSLRKGFHNHCFLTGPGVRELGPAMTDELYAMYAERIPYVVKDEPVTPIRGEVYAVDPETLERLDSLEEHPRWYRRQEITVTLDNGESVTAWLYFCPTPRGVPVPSGDYSDHQRPQAPRQRLFEPRQAFA; this is encoded by the coding sequence ATGAACCGCAAGATCTTCGTCTATGGCTCGCTCCGCAAGGGCTTCCACAACCACTGCTTCCTCACCGGCCCGGGGGTCCGAGAGCTGGGGCCGGCCATGACCGACGAGCTCTATGCCATGTACGCCGAACGGATCCCCTACGTCGTCAAGGACGAACCTGTTACCCCGATCCGGGGGGAGGTCTACGCCGTGGATCCCGAGACGCTGGAACGCCTCGACAGCCTGGAGGAACATCCCCGCTGGTATCGCCGCCAGGAGATCACGGTCACGCTCGACAACGGCGAGAGCGTCACCGCTTGGCTCTACTTCTGCCCCACCCCCCGAGGCGTTCCGGTCCCATCAGGGGACTACAGTGACCACCAGAGGCCGCAGGCGCCCCGGCAGCGCCTCTTCGAGCCCCGGCAGGCCTTCGCATAG
- a CDS encoding gamma-glutamylcyclotransferase — protein MASNKKNRAREVYYFAYGSNCNGKQMRRRCPGAVALGLATLAEHRLTFRRWSRVTGVADVERKVGCEVPGILWAITPDHEATLDRCEGVASDVYRKKWLTVNHQGLRIQALVYVMAPGCREHDPAEDYLGVIARAYKAWKLPLTNLKDALLRVSEKMEQWELVDNRSQAGFRTSFAELAKLKGWKSTLEIPEEPWEATFAPAKGNKGWSWNASSAPAKASQKGKKKGKRVSKHPDLYFYDHNDRLVTVLG, from the coding sequence ATGGCAAGCAACAAGAAGAACCGAGCCCGAGAGGTCTACTACTTCGCCTACGGATCCAACTGCAACGGCAAGCAGATGCGCCGCCGCTGCCCCGGCGCCGTGGCCCTGGGCTTGGCGACCCTGGCCGAGCACCGCCTCACCTTCCGCCGCTGGTCCCGCGTGACCGGCGTCGCCGACGTCGAGCGCAAGGTGGGGTGCGAGGTCCCCGGGATCCTGTGGGCGATCACCCCCGACCACGAGGCGACCCTGGACCGCTGCGAGGGCGTCGCCTCTGACGTCTACCGGAAGAAGTGGCTGACCGTGAACCACCAGGGGCTCCGGATCCAGGCCCTCGTCTACGTCATGGCCCCCGGGTGCCGCGAGCACGACCCCGCCGAGGACTACCTGGGGGTCATCGCCCGCGCCTACAAGGCCTGGAAGCTGCCGTTGACGAACCTCAAGGACGCCCTGCTCCGCGTCTCCGAGAAGATGGAGCAGTGGGAGCTGGTCGACAACCGCTCCCAGGCCGGCTTTCGCACCAGCTTCGCCGAGCTCGCGAAGCTCAAGGGCTGGAAGAGCACCCTCGAGATCCCCGAGGAGCCCTGGGAGGCGACCTTCGCCCCGGCCAAGGGGAACAAGGGGTGGAGCTGGAACGCCAGCAGCGCCCCCGCCAAGGCCTCCCAGAAGGGCAAGAAGAAGGGCAAGCGCGTATCGAAGCACCCCGACCTCTACTTCTACGACCACAACGACCGCCTTGTGACCGTCCTTGGCTAA